GGTTCCTTTTGGCGTTGCTCTTGTATCGCTGCTGGTTCTTACTTTACTGATTGTTTTTGCAAAAGCATATCAGGTAACCAAAATTGATATTTTGAAATATTTAAAATACGAATAACTTGTAGGCCATTTTTTAAAAATCCCCGCTAGACACAGCCGCTAACGGGGATTTGTTTTTTTTAATTCATCGTAACTGAATCCGAATACAGGAGTTTGTCCAGGCTAGGATCACGGTCATAAACATCGGGATAAAAACCAATTTCGCCGTCATCGTTTACCCAGGCTGTAAAATATCCTATGTAAATCGGAATTTTTCTTTTCAGCATACAGGTTGTTTCCTTTTCGCCGCTCATGGCATTATTAATTTTATCAATCGGCCAGTCGGGATCATCTTTTAACATTTCTATTGCCAGTTGTTTAGCCTCTCTTACATTAATACAGCCATGGCTGAAAATACGTTTCTCAAAATCAAACAAACTCTTTGCCGGTGTATCGTGCAGATAAATATCGTTTGGGTTCGGGAACATAAATTTCACCAGTCCTAATGAGTTTTGAGGTCCCGGTTTCTGGCGTACATGTCCTCCGTTCCATTCCATATTATGATCGGCAAGATAGTTTTTATCTTCGGCAATTTTCAGTTTCAGTTCATTCTGGATAATACTTGCCGGAACATACCAGTACGGACTGAAAACAATCCGGTCGATTTTTCCACTAAAGATTACGGTTTCAGTCATTCGGGTTCCCACAAAAACATCCGAGACCAGATCGTATTTTCCGTTCTTTAGGTAAATCAGCCTGAAAGACGGGATATTTACCATCACATATTCGCTTGCATTAGCGAGTTCAGTCGGAATCCAGCGGCATCTTTCCATATTCAGCATAATCGTTCTGATTCTTTTTGAAATTGGCTCATTCATCTGATCGATTTGTTCTTTGGTGAAAGTATAATTCAGTTTCAGACCGTATCGTTTTTTGTACTTTAAAACGGCGGCCATCATTTCTTCATCATAGATTTGATTTTTAGAATCTTCTTTTAAATCGCCCACCACAAACAAACGTTCGCGTATTTGTTTTACAATAGTACCGCTGTCAAAAGGCCTGAGTTCTTTGTAGGTATCGGCATCAATATCAATTTTTTTCCAAAGTCCTTTTTTCTCGATATTTCGGTATCTTTTTAATACATCCTGAAGTTTATAATATTGACTGAAAAGAAGGTTTTCATCTTTATTTAATCGGTCCGGATCCTGCATTAACGAATCTAAAATTCTGTCGTACGAAACCGTTTTGGCCGGCAGAAACCAGCCTATTTTTTTTAAAGTCTGTGCATCAACACCTGAGTATACATTGCTGGCATAAAACACATACATATTCGACAATAAAAGTTCGGTATCGGTTTTAGGCAGTTTATTGGATACATTTTCATTAAAAACATCATCAACCAGTTCATTATAAGGCATCTCGGCTTTTATACCCTGCTCACCCAGACGCTTTACTTTATGATATAATAATGCCCCAAATTCGCTGACATTTTTGTCATCGTACCAGATCAGGTTGTATTCTTTCTTTTTATAAAGTTCTTCAACATCTTTTTGATACATTTTGAGTTTGGGATATTTCTTAAAAAAACTGTTTATTTCTTCTGCAGTAATGGTACCGAAAGAAAATACATTTGAAGAAGCAACATTTTCAAATTCCGGAATTTCATTTTTTAGTTTATCAGTTTTGGCTGATTTAAAAGAAAACATTAAAAAACTACCGGCAATAATAACAGATAAGAAAGTAAAATTTCGCATATTTTTAAGGTTTAAATTTTAACAAAAAATAATTTTTAAAAAATATCGGAAACTCTGATACAGAAGCTCCAAAGTAAATTATGTACAACTTGGAATCTTCGATTTGGGTTATCAAATTTAATTAAGATAATTGACAATTTTGATATTTTGTGATGTAAATTTCATACAGGTTTCATTTTGGCCGGTAAAAGAAATTCCGCAAAAAACAAGGATCGAAAACATCTATTTGAAAATTTGACAGGGCAAAAAATTCAATATTGATCGTTTTGACTAATCTCAATATCAATAAATACAATCTAAAAGACCGTAAATCCGAACTTAATCTGTTATCTTTGCAGTCTCAAATCAGTTTAAATTAAGATAGATTTTTCAAATTGATTTTTTTCCATACAAAATAGCACATAAAATGAAATTAGATAGAAAAGAAATTCTAAAGGCTTTAGAAACCATTACTATAGCCGGGGAAGGGAAAAACATGGTTGAAAGCGGTGCAGTTGCTAACGTACTGACTTTTGGCGACGAAGTGGTAGTCGATTTAGTATTACACACGCCGGCCATGCATATCAAAAAAAGAGCAGAAGATGATATTAAAAAAACCATTCATGATTTAATATCTCCTGAAGCTAAAATTAAAGTAAACATTAAAGTTGAAACGCCTGAGAAAGCCGAAATTAAAGGACGTGCTATTCCGGGAATTAAAAATATTATTGCTGTTGCCTCTGGAAAAGGAGGGGTTGGAAAATCTACTGTTACAGCAAACTTAGCCGTTACGCTTGCAAAAATGGGCTTTAAAGTAGGAGTTCTGGATGCTGATATTTACGGTCCTTCAATGCCTATTATGTTTGATGTTGAAAACGAAAAACCGGTTTCGATAACAGTTGACGGAAAATCTAAAATGAAACCAATTGAGAGCTACGAGATCAAAATGCTTTCTATTGGATTTTTTACTGCACCAAGCCAGGCTGTAATCTGGAGAGGTCCTATGGCCGCTAAAGCCTTAAATCAGATGATTTTTGATGCAGACTGGGGCGAACTGGATTTCATGCTTCTTGATTTACCTCCTGGAACAGGTGATATTCACCTTTCTATCATGCAGTCACTTCCTATTACAGGAGCGGTTGTAGTAAGTACACCACAGGCTGTTGCACTTGCCGATGCTAAAAAAGGAGTTTCGATGTTTATGCAGGACAATATCAATGTTCCGGTTTTAGGAATTATTGAGAACATGGCTTATTTTACTCCGGAAGAACTGCCAAATAACAAATATTATATTTTTGGACAGGAAGGTGCAAAAAACCTTGCTGCTGACTTAGATGTACCGTTTTTAGGTGAAGTGCCTATTGTACAGTCAATTCGTGAAGCGGGTGACTACGGACGTCCTGCAGCTTTGCAGACTGCATCGCCAATTGAAGGTGTTTTTGAAGAAATTACACGTAACGTAGTTCAGGAAGTGGTAAACAGAAACGAAAGTCTTCCTGCTACCGAAGCAATTAAAATTACAACAATGGCAGGATGTTCTGCTGTAAAAAAGAATTAGATAATTGAGATAATGTGTCAATTAGATATAATTCAAATTGACACATTCTTTTAAATTGACATAAATATCATGACAACAGAAGAATTAACAAATAATGTTTTATTGGCCTTAGACGAGATCAGGCCATTTTTAAAGTCCGATGGCGGAGATATTACATTAATCTCTATAGATGATGATAAACACGTTAAAGTACGTCTTGAAGGTGCCTGTATAAGCTGCAGTGTAAACCAGATGACGCTTAAAGCGGGTGTTGAAACTACAATAAAAAAATATGCGCCGCAAATTGAAACTGTAGTAAACATAATGTAACAATGCGCGTATAAGGCTTGTATACAAGGGTCATAAAATTAGCAAGAATAATAAGCCTTTTTTTAAATGTTTTCATAAAACAGCAATAAAACAGTTATAATTCCCCTCTTTTTTGAGGATTTCATAAAAAATAACACAAAGATTTAAGAGATTCAGTGAGTATTTTGTTACATTTTTAACTTAAATTTGTGACAAAACCCTTAAATCTTATATTTATGAAAAAATTTTACACTCTGTTTTTATTATTGAGTTTTGTAACTGTGAATTATGCACAAATCAGAACAGTTGTTGTTGATAAAGCGTGGGTAAGCGAATCTGAAGAATGGTCTGACTTTACTTATGCAGGAAAAATCGTATTTTCGATGAATGCGAATGACGAACCGGGAACTTTAAGAATTGGGAATTATGATTTCTTATACGATTTTGTAGAAGGAAGAGGGAAATTTTCAAATAAAGCTACATACAGCTCAGCAGAATTTACACACCCAAGAAAAGTTTCGGCAACGACAGACAAGCAAGGGGTTTTAAACACAACGTACGAAGGAACCTTAATCTTTCAGTCAGACAAAGATTATTTCTCTGTAATTGCAATTGTTACTATTCTTGAAAAAAGTGAAAGTGTTCTTGGTGTAAAAATGCGCTTAAAAGACACTGCCAGAAAAGAATACGCATTTAGTACTAAACCTACTAGCTAATATTAATAAAAAAGGATTTTTTCACGTTATAAAATCCTGCCAAAAAATTCCAATAATTAAAATGGATGTATTAATAAAGATTAAAGATCGAGAAGGAGTTATACACGAGTTACAGGCTCCGACCGATATGGCAATGAACATAATGGAGTTATGCAAAGCATACGAACTTCCTGTTGAAGGAACGTGCGGCGGAATGGCAATGTGCGCTTCCTGCCAGTGTTATGTTTTAAATGATGTCGCATTACCGGAAATGGGCGATGAAGAAGAAGCTATGCTGTCGGAAGCATTTTATGTTAAATCGAACAGTCGTTTAGGCTGCCAGATACCAATTACAGAAGATTTAGAAGGTCTTGAGTTAGAATTAGCTCCGGAATATTAAAAATATAAAAAAGGCGAGAATTAATTTTCCCGCCTTTTTTACGTTTGTTATTAAACCAGACAAGTTTTAAAACCTGCCGGGTTTCTTGTAGGTAGTAGACTTAGATCTCTATTTTTGATATTTATAATCATTAATCTTCAAATTAATTTCTGGATATTGTCTGCAGCCTTCTGTACTTCTCCAGTTTCATGACACCAGAAATAAACAGTATCACCTAGAATTTTATTGTTTTCACAAGGAAGAAGAATCAATTGATCTCCACACCCATTTCCTCCAACAGCAATCGCATTTAAAGGAAAATGACCCCATTCTTTAGCTTGTTTTGTTTCTAAAATAATGTGATTGCAGGTTCTGCTTATTCTCTTTTTATCACTCTTATCAAAAAACGGATAAAGATTCCAATCATAATCTTCTGTTTGAGCTTCTCCTCCATTTTCTTCTATCATTTTTTCTTTAAACAAAGGAGAAAATTTTAACCCTAGCTCTTCTTCTGTTTCTTGTACATATTTTATATCGACTGGAAATGCCATAAATTTTAATTTAAGTGTTCTTGGGGATCAAAAGGCTCAAAGTCTCTTTCTGAAAAGGCTTCTGTTAAAATACCAGACGAACACAACCAGGAAATAGTTTCTTCTAATGTATTTCCGGCTTTGTAAATCATTTCGCTGTATCTCGGCAGGATATAATAGTGATTATTTAGGAGAATAATTTCGTCTCCGTCGAATGTATCGCCTACTCTAATTGATTTTAAGACTTCATCTTTGGTCAAAACGTCTTTTCCTTCATCCCAAAACCAATATTCAGTTATACGGCCCCTCCATTCTTCAAGGGTTAGAATAATCGTTTCCGGAAGAAACATTCTAACGTAAGTACCTCCCAAAATCCCGCTTCCGTATGTCAGAACATATTCTTTATAATCTTCATCAAAAGTAACGTTCAATGTTTTTTCGCAGGCCAGAATATCTTCTTCATCAGCGGTAAACAAGTCGGTTTTATGCGTCTTATAGTTTGGGATTATTTTATAGTTGTCAAAATTCATAAGCTTTAAGTTTATCTGCTAATTTACTTGTTTAGCGGGTAAACTGAAAAGTTTTTAACGCAAAAAAGCCATAATTACTTAATCGCAATTACGGCTTTCTTTATAGCAATTTTCTTTAAATCTCTGGATTACACCAAACCTGCTTTAATTAAATATTCAGCGATTTGGATGGTGTTTGTTGCAGCACCTTTTCTTAAGTTATCAGCAACGATCCACATGTTTAATGTGTTTGGCTGGCTTTCATCGCGACGGATTCTTCCAACAAAAACATCGTTTTTACCTTCTGCATATAATGGCATTGGGTATGTAAATGTATCTAAGTTATCCTGTACCACTACTCCATCTGTATTGTGCAGAATCTCACGAACTTCACTTACATCAAAATCGTTTGTAAACTCAACGTTTACAGCCTCACTGTGTCCGCCAACAACCGGTACACGAACGGCAGTAGCCGTAACTCTGATCGTATTATCGCCAAGGATTTTTTGAGTTTCACGAACCAGTTTCATTTCTTCTTTTGTGTATCCGTTTTCCTCAAAGCTGTCACAATGTGGAATTGCATTACGGTGAATTGGGTATTTGTAAGCCATATCCCCCTGAACACCTGCATATTCATTCTCTAATTGTTTTACCGCTTTTACACCCGTTCCGGTGATCGATTGGTAAGTAGAAACGATGATTCTTTTAATGTTGTATTTTTTATGCAAAGGAGATAATGCCAATACCATTTGAATAGTTGAACAGTTTGGGTTTGCGATGATTTTATCTTCTTTAGTTAAAACGTCGGCATTGATTTCTGGAACTACCAATTTTTTAGTCGGGTCCATTCTCCATGCAGATGAGTTGTCGATTACAGTTGTTCCGGCAGCAGCAAATTTAGGAGCCCATTCTAACGAAGTATCGCCTCCGGCAGAAAAAACCGCGATATCAGCTTTCATATCAACAGCCGTCTGTAATCCTACTACTTTATATTTGGTTCCTTTGTATTCGATTTCTTTTCCTACTGATCTTTCAGATGCAACAGGAATTAATTCTGTAACAGGAAAATTTCTTTCTGCTAATACTTTAAGCATTACTTCGCCAACCATTCCGGTAGCACCTACAACTGCAATTCTCATTTTTATATTTTTAAATAATCAATTAATCTAATTTTACAGGACAAAAATAAGTATAAATAAAGTCTCAGCAAGGTGATTCACAAAAAATAACAAAATGTTATAAATTGAACAAATTTTGAAATTTAGATCCCTGTCTTCCTTTTCTAAAATTCGTTTTCTGCCCAAATCAGCTTTTGCTCAATATTTTCAATATCCAGTTTTTCTGACCGGTTAATTGCTTTAAGTCTTTCAGAAAGAACATGTAAGGATGTATCTGCTAAATCTATAGCAGATTGTAAATCTGATTTTTCAATTTCAAGAACATCAAAAAGACATGGCGGTGCAAAATTTTCTTTAACTTCAATATCAACAAAATCAAATCGGATTTTATTTCCATTTTCGGTTACCCGAGGAAAAGGGTGTCCTGCAAAAAATGAACTTGTTTTTCCGATTATCAAATCTTTCCATTCTTTTATATCAGCCAAAGAACCACAGCATTGCGGAAAATAAACAGCCATATCATCCAATTCTAAAATATACCCGCCGGAAAAAGGCGTAATAAAGTCAATTGCATCTGCTGTATCTGTTTCGTCAGATTCTTCAAAATCTATTTCTTTTTGAATTGCCCGCAGCAAATCAGCATCAGACAATTCATCAATAGCGTAAAAACGAGATGCTTTTTGATACGGTTTTAAATCATCTGAAAAACCAGCCGCTTTATTACATAAGCAATTATATGCTTCCCATTCGTCCTTGTATTCCCAGGAAGGTCCAAAATCAGGTAGTTTTATATTTTCATTACTGTTGAAAATTTCTATAACGGGTACTAATTTTACTTTCATAGTTCATTAAAAAAACCGCCTCTTTAGAAGGCGGTTAAGTTAGACTTAGTGCAGCGGTATTATATCTTATTTATTTTTTAATAAATCTCTAATCTCAGTTAACAATTCTTCCTGAGTTGGCGCTGCAGGCTGATTTGGTGCAGGCTCTTCTTTCTTTTTAAGACTGTTTAACCCTTTAATAAGCACGAACAAAACAAAAGCCACAATAATAAAATTAATTACTGCCGAAAGAAACATTCCGTATTTAACTCCGCCAAAAGCGGTTAAATCTTCAATTCTTGACAAATGAGCCGCATCTAAAGCCGGTTTTAAAACAAGCGGTGTAATTACGTCTTCAATAAATGAACTTACAATTTTACCAAAAGCGGCTCCAATAATTACTGCAACAGCAAGGTCAACTACATTGCCCTTCATTGCAAATGCCTTAAATTCTGAAAAAAATCCCATATCTGATTTGTTTAGTTTTTAATAATGAAGTATCGAAAATACGTAATTTTCCTGATAATTCCTTGCTCTACCTAAAAAACACTCTTTTAACGCGCTGCGAAATACTGGTCATTATTTCGTACGGAATTGTTTTTAAAACTTCTGCCATTTCTACAACTGTCGGGCTTTCGCCGAAAATTATTACCGAATCACCTTCTTTGCAGTCAATATGGGTTACGTTAACCATCAGCATATCCATGCATACGCTCCCAACGATTCTGGCTTTCTGGTTTTTAATCATCACGTATCCTGCTTCATTTCCCCATAATCTCGAAATACCATCAGCATAACCAATTGGGATAGTGGCGATTTTTGTTTCTTTCTCTGCCATAAAACGGCGTCCGTAACCTACGCTGTCGCCTGCAGGAATGGTGCGGACCTGAGAAATAATCGATTTTAATGTTCCTACGTTTTCGAGATATTTTTGTTCTGCCGGATCGTTTGAAACGCCGTATAATCCAATTCCTAAACGTACCATACTGTATTGTGCATCCGGAAAATTACTGATTCCGGAAGTGTTTAAGGTATGTCGGATTGGGTTTATGCTGAGTTCTGACATTAATTTTGACGATAATCTTTCGAACAATGCGATTTGTTTTCTCACGAAATCAAAATGTTTAGGATCATCGCTTGTAGCCAGATGCGATAAAATACTCTGAACTCGAACGGTTGAATTTCCTTTTAAAGTCGCGATGAGTTCGTCGATTGTATTGTCTTCAAACCCTAAACGATGCATTCCGGTGTCTATTTTTATGTGAATTGGATAATCCTGTAAATTCTTTTCTCGGGCAATTTTTAAAAAGGCTTTCAGCCCCTTTAAACTGTAAATTTCAGGTTCTAACTGATATTGAATTATCGAAGGAAAACTGGTTGACTCCGGATTTAAAACCATAATAGGCAGTTTGATACCGCCGTTTTTCAGCGAAATTCCTTCATCGGCGAAAGCCACACCTAAATAATTTACTTTATGATGTTCGAGTAATTTGGCAATTTCCAGTCCGCCGTTTCCGTAACCAAAAGCCTTTACCATCACCATCATTTTAACATCCGGTTTCAGCTTTGATTTAAAGTAATTAAAGTTATGGCTTATAGCATCCAGATTAATTTCCAGAACGGTTTCGTGTGTTTTTTCTTCAAGCAGCGATACGATTTCTTCAAACTGAAAAGATCTTGCTCCTTTTATCAGAATGGTTTCGTTATTAAAATCAAACCTTTCTATTTCGTTGATAAAATCGGCTGTATTTTGAAACATGGTGCTGTTGGCAAATTTATCTTTGAATGAAGAAATTGTCGGGCCAATACCAATTACACGATGTATTTTATTGTCTGAAATAAGCTGGGCTACTTTTGAATATAGCTCTTCGTTTGAAAAACCGCTTTGAAAAATATCAGACAAAATCACGGTTTTTGAGGCGTTCTTTTTCTGGCTTTCCAGAAAGTCCAGAGCAATTTTTAAGGATTGAAAATCGGAGCTGTAACTGTCGTCGATAATGCTGCAGTTTTGGATTCCGTTTTTTACCTCCAAACGCATTTCTACAGGATAAAGTCCTTTTACACGGTTCTGAATGACTTCAAAATCGTATTTAAAATACAACAAAACCAATAAACAGGAGATCGTATTTTCTATTGAAGCCGAATCGCTGAACGGGATTTCTAAATTGAAAATTTCATCATTGTATTGGTACTGAATGGTTGTAATATCATTTTGGGCTTCTTTTTTCAGAATATAAACTGAAGCTGTATCATCTGTAAAACTCCATGAAAAAAGCGTTCTGTCTTCCAGCGGATATTCGGCACTAAAATCAGACAGACAATCATCTACGAGTTTGTTTTTCTGGTAAACAATCACTTTTGATTTTTTGAAAAGCAGCAGCTTTTCTTTGATTTTCTGCTCAAGGTTTTCGAATCCCTCATCGTGCGCGGAACCAATACTGGTTAAAACACCAATATTGGGTTTTATGATTTTTTCGAGATTTGTCATTTCGTTTACGGTCGAAATTCCGGCTTCGAAAATCCCTAAATTGTGTTTTTCATTTATAGCAATTACAGACAACGGTACGCCAACCTGCGAATTGTAGCTTTTAGGGCTTCGGATAATGTTATAATCGGGGCTTA
This portion of the Flavobacterium gelatinilyticum genome encodes:
- the mscL gene encoding large conductance mechanosensitive channel protein MscL, which produces MGFFSEFKAFAMKGNVVDLAVAVIIGAAFGKIVSSFIEDVITPLVLKPALDAAHLSRIEDLTAFGGVKYGMFLSAVINFIIVAFVLFVLIKGLNSLKKKEEPAPNQPAAPTQEELLTEIRDLLKNK
- a CDS encoding Mrp/NBP35 family ATP-binding protein yields the protein MKLDRKEILKALETITIAGEGKNMVESGAVANVLTFGDEVVVDLVLHTPAMHIKKRAEDDIKKTIHDLISPEAKIKVNIKVETPEKAEIKGRAIPGIKNIIAVASGKGGVGKSTVTANLAVTLAKMGFKVGVLDADIYGPSMPIMFDVENEKPVSITVDGKSKMKPIESYEIKMLSIGFFTAPSQAVIWRGPMAAKALNQMIFDADWGELDFMLLDLPPGTGDIHLSIMQSLPITGAVVVSTPQAVALADAKKGVSMFMQDNINVPVLGIIENMAYFTPEELPNNKYYIFGQEGAKNLAADLDVPFLGEVPIVQSIREAGDYGRPAALQTASPIEGVFEEITRNVVQEVVNRNESLPATEAIKITTMAGCSAVKKN
- a CDS encoding 2Fe-2S iron-sulfur cluster-binding protein; its protein translation is MDVLIKIKDREGVIHELQAPTDMAMNIMELCKAYELPVEGTCGGMAMCASCQCYVLNDVALPEMGDEEEAMLSEAFYVKSNSRLGCQIPITEDLEGLELELAPEY
- a CDS encoding SMI1/KNR4 family protein, which translates into the protein MNFDNYKIIPNYKTHKTDLFTADEEDILACEKTLNVTFDEDYKEYVLTYGSGILGGTYVRMFLPETIILTLEEWRGRITEYWFWDEGKDVLTKDEVLKSIRVGDTFDGDEIILLNNHYYILPRYSEMIYKAGNTLEETISWLCSSGILTEAFSERDFEPFDPQEHLN
- a CDS encoding SMI1/KNR4 family protein, whose product is MAFPVDIKYVQETEEELGLKFSPLFKEKMIEENGGEAQTEDYDWNLYPFFDKSDKKRISRTCNHIILETKQAKEWGHFPLNAIAVGGNGCGDQLILLPCENNKILGDTVYFWCHETGEVQKAADNIQKLI
- a CDS encoding L,D-transpeptidase family protein; its protein translation is MRNFTFLSVIIAGSFLMFSFKSAKTDKLKNEIPEFENVASSNVFSFGTITAEEINSFFKKYPKLKMYQKDVEELYKKKEYNLIWYDDKNVSEFGALLYHKVKRLGEQGIKAEMPYNELVDDVFNENVSNKLPKTDTELLLSNMYVFYASNVYSGVDAQTLKKIGWFLPAKTVSYDRILDSLMQDPDRLNKDENLLFSQYYKLQDVLKRYRNIEKKGLWKKIDIDADTYKELRPFDSGTIVKQIRERLFVVGDLKEDSKNQIYDEEMMAAVLKYKKRYGLKLNYTFTKEQIDQMNEPISKRIRTIMLNMERCRWIPTELANASEYVMVNIPSFRLIYLKNGKYDLVSDVFVGTRMTETVIFSGKIDRIVFSPYWYVPASIIQNELKLKIAEDKNYLADHNMEWNGGHVRQKPGPQNSLGLVKFMFPNPNDIYLHDTPAKSLFDFEKRIFSHGCINVREAKQLAIEMLKDDPDWPIDKINNAMSGEKETTCMLKRKIPIYIGYFTAWVNDDGEIGFYPDVYDRDPSLDKLLYSDSVTMN
- a CDS encoding NifU family protein yields the protein MTTEELTNNVLLALDEIRPFLKSDGGDITLISIDDDKHVKVRLEGACISCSVNQMTLKAGVETTIKKYAPQIETVVNIM
- a CDS encoding bifunctional UDP-N-acetylmuramoyl-tripeptide:D-alanyl-D-alanine ligase/alanine racemase, which codes for MSINLKNLVSVLNAEWTGSQTDIFVDHISIDSRSLQNGSQTLFIALSGVNNDAHLYISELIDKGVRNFVVQHIPEKVKGKANFFIVKNTLKALQELAAYYRDLFNIPIIGLTGSNGKTIVKEWLNFLLSPDYNIIRSPKSYNSQVGVPLSVIAINEKHNLGIFEAGISTVNEMTNLEKIIKPNIGVLTSIGSAHDEGFENLEQKIKEKLLLFKKSKVIVYQKNKLVDDCLSDFSAEYPLEDRTLFSWSFTDDTASVYILKKEAQNDITTIQYQYNDEIFNLEIPFSDSASIENTISCLLVLLYFKYDFEVIQNRVKGLYPVEMRLEVKNGIQNCSIIDDSYSSDFQSLKIALDFLESQKKNASKTVILSDIFQSGFSNEELYSKVAQLISDNKIHRVIGIGPTISSFKDKFANSTMFQNTADFINEIERFDFNNETILIKGARSFQFEEIVSLLEEKTHETVLEINLDAISHNFNYFKSKLKPDVKMMVMVKAFGYGNGGLEIAKLLEHHKVNYLGVAFADEGISLKNGGIKLPIMVLNPESTSFPSIIQYQLEPEIYSLKGLKAFLKIAREKNLQDYPIHIKIDTGMHRLGFEDNTIDELIATLKGNSTVRVQSILSHLATSDDPKHFDFVRKQIALFERLSSKLMSELSINPIRHTLNTSGISNFPDAQYSMVRLGIGLYGVSNDPAEQKYLENVGTLKSIISQVRTIPAGDSVGYGRRFMAEKETKIATIPIGYADGISRLWGNEAGYVMIKNQKARIVGSVCMDMLMVNVTHIDCKEGDSVIIFGESPTVVEMAEVLKTIPYEIMTSISQRVKRVFFR
- a CDS encoding aspartate-semialdehyde dehydrogenase, yielding MRIAVVGATGMVGEVMLKVLAERNFPVTELIPVASERSVGKEIEYKGTKYKVVGLQTAVDMKADIAVFSAGGDTSLEWAPKFAAAGTTVIDNSSAWRMDPTKKLVVPEINADVLTKEDKIIANPNCSTIQMVLALSPLHKKYNIKRIIVSTYQSITGTGVKAVKQLENEYAGVQGDMAYKYPIHRNAIPHCDSFEENGYTKEEMKLVRETQKILGDNTIRVTATAVRVPVVGGHSEAVNVEFTNDFDVSEVREILHNTDGVVVQDNLDTFTYPMPLYAEGKNDVFVGRIRRDESQPNTLNMWIVADNLRKGAATNTIQIAEYLIKAGLV